From one Lycium barbarum isolate Lr01 chromosome 6, ASM1917538v2, whole genome shotgun sequence genomic stretch:
- the LOC132644898 gene encoding squamosa promoter-binding-like protein 1, whose amino-acid sequence MEASVGERFYHMGGTDLRGLGKRSLEWDLTDWKWDGDLFIATPLNQNPSNYQSRQFFPVETGNLASSNSSSSCSEEVNHGMEQQRRELEKRRRVVVVDEDDSSGSLSLKLGGQGEPAVAVAVAEKRTKLAAPVGVTSRAVCQVDDCGTDLSKAKDYHRRHKVCEMHSKASKALVGNVMQRFCQQCSRFHALQEFDEGKRSCRRRLAGHNKRRRKTQSESVANNNSLNDGQASGYSLMSLLKMLSNVHSNGTNHTEDQDLLSNLLRSLASQGPMNGDKSLSGLLQESSNLLNNRSILRNPEIASLMSNGSQAPPRAKEHQFTNSAAEMPQKRLEDARTASSQSPGILFPVQSNSEAYAPGRLSTTGRSKLVDFDLNDAYVDSDDCGEDIERSPVPECPSWLQQDSHQSSPPQSGNSDSASAQSPSSSSGDNQNRTDRIVFKLFGKDPSDFPFVVRAQILDWLSHSPTEIESYIRPGCIVLTIYLQLPESAWEELSYDLSSSLSRLLDVPGGDSFWTKGWIYIRVQNQIAFVCDGEVLLDMSLPCGSIEHSTILSVRPIAVPVSDRVQFLVKGYNLSKPSTRLLCALEGNYLTPEANDEAEEHVDGVDKDDKLQSLNLACSVPAIAGRGFIEVEDHGVSNSFFPFIIAEEDVCSEIRMLESELELTSSDYVKGQTSNMEARNQAMDFIHELGWLFRRNNLKARLENNGPNAILYPLKRFKWLVDFSVDHDWCAVVKKLLNILLDGTVGAGDNSSLKFALTEIGLLHRAVRRNSRPLVELLLTYTPDNVADELCSEYQSLVGVEGQFLFRPDCVGPAGLTPLHVAACIDGYEDVLDALTDDPGKVAIEAWKNTRDSAGFTPEDYARLRGHYSYIHLVQRKISKKTTSGHIVVDIPTVPSVVENSNQKEEECATTTSLEITMTERRAIPRPCRLCDRKLAYGSRNRSLLYRPAMFSMVAMAAVCVCVALLFRGSPEVLYIFRPFRWEMVDFGTS is encoded by the exons ATGGAAGCGAGTGTAGGAGAGCGTTTTTACCATATGGGTGGAACAGATCTAAGAGGACTAGGGAAAAGGAGCTTAGAATGGGATCTAACTGATTGGAAATGGGATGGAGATCTATTTATAGCAACCCCACTTAATCAAAACCCTTCTAATTACCAAAGCAGGCAGTTTTTCCCTGTTGAAACTGGAAATCTAGCTTCATCAAACAGTTCATCATCTTGTTCTGAGGAAGTAAATCATGGGATGGAACAACAAAGAAGAGAGTTGGAGAAAAGAAGaagggttgttgtggttgatgaaGATGATTCTTCTGGTTCTCTTTCATTGAAGCTTGGTGGACAAGGTGAACCTGCTGTTGCTGTTGCTGTTGCTGAAAAAAGGACGAAATTAGCTGCACCTGTTGGTGTTACTAGTAGAGCTGTATGTCAGGTTGATGATTGTGGGACGGATCTAAGTAAGGCTAAGGATTATCATAGAAGGCATAAAGTTTGTGAGATGCACTCTAAAGCTAGTAAGGCacttgttggaaatgttatgcaGCGTTTCTGCCAGCAGTGCAGCAG GTTTCATGCTCTTCAAGAGTTTGATGAAGGAAAACGAAGTTGTCGAAGACGCCTAGCGGGACATAATAAAAGGAGGAGAAAGACACAATCAGAATCTGTAGCTAACAATAATTCATTGAATGATGGCCAGGCTAGTGGTTATTCCTTGATGAGCCTGCTAAAGATGCTCTCTAACGTGCACT CCAACGGAACTAATCACACTGAAGATCAGGACCTTTTGTCTAATCTACTAAGAAGCCTTGCCAGCCAGGGTCCCATGAATGGGGATAAAAGCTTATCTGGACTTCTGCAAGAATCTTCAAATTTGCTGAACAATAGGTCAATCCTTCGAAATCCAGAAATAGCTTCGTTGATGTCAAATGGTTCACAGGCACCTCCTAGAGCCAAAGAACATCAGTTCACTAATTCTGCAGCTGAGATGCCCCAGAAAAGACTTGAAGATGCGCGGACCGCTTCTTCTCAAAGTCCAGGCATTTTGTTTCCCGTTCAAAGCAATTCTGAAGCTTATGCACCGGGCAGGTTAAGTACCACTGGCAGGAGCAAGTTGGTTGACTTCGATTTGAATGATGCTTACGTCGATTCAGATGATTGTGGAGAAGATATAGAGAGATCTCCTGTGCCTGAGTGCCCATCTTGGTTACAACAGGACTCGCACCAGTCAAGTCCACCTCAAAGTGGAAATTCAGATTCCGCTTCTGCACAGTCACCTTCCAGTTCCAGTGGTGACAATCAG AACCGCACAGATCGGATTGTTTTTAAACTATTTGGAAAAGATCCTAGTGATTTTCCATTTGTTGTACGAGCTCAG ATTCTTGACTGGTTATCTCATAGTCCAACTGAGATTGAGAGCTACATTAGGCCTGGTTGCATTGTGTTAACAATATATCTGCAGCTTCCTGAGTCTGCATGGGAAGAG CTTTCGTATGATCTGAGCTCCAGTTTGAGTAGGCTTTTGGATGTCCCTGGTGGTGATAGTTTCTGGACAAAAGGATGGATTTACATTAGGGTGCAGAACCAAATTGCATTTGTGTGTGATG GGGAGGTTCTTTTGGATATGTCCTTGCCTTGTGGTAGTATTGAGCACAGTACAATATTAAGTGTCAGACCCATAGCCGTTCCAGTATCTGACAGAGTTCAATTTTTAGTCAAAGGCTATAATTTATCTAAGCCGTCCACAAG ATTACTTTGTGCTTTAGAAGGTAATTACCTGACTCCAGAAGCTAATGATGAGGCCGAAGAACATGTTGATGGTGTTGACAAGGATGATAAGCTCCAATCCCTAAATTTAGCATGTTCTGTTCCAGCTATCGCTGGAAGAGGATTTATTGAG GTTGAAGATCATGGAGTCAGCAATAGCTTCTTCCCATTTATAATTGCAGAGGAGGATGTTTGCTCTGAGATCCGTATGCTTGAGAGCGAACTAGAGTTGACTTCATCAGATTATGTCAAGGGGCAGACAAGTAATATGGAAGCAAGAAATCAAGCCATGGATTTTATTCATGAACTGGGTTGGCTGTTTCGTAGAAATAACTTGAAGGCTAGGTTAGAGAATAATGGTCCTAATGCCATTCTCTATCCTTTGAAGCGGTTCAAGTGGCTTGTGGATTTCTCCGTAGACCATGACTGGTGTGCAGTAGTGAAGAAACTGTTGAACATTCTTCTAGATGGAACTGTAGGTGCTGGAGACAATTCTTCCTTGAAATTTGCTCTCACTGAGATCGGTCTTCTGCATAGAGCTGTGCGTAGGAATTCTAGGCCTTTGGTGGAATTGCTATTAACATATACTCCCGATAATGTAGCGGATGAACTATGTTCTGAATACCAATCTCTGGTTGGGGTTGAAGGGCAATTTTTGTTTAGACCCGACTGTGTGGGGCCTGCAGGTTTGACACCTCTTCATGTTGCAGCTTGCATAGATGGATATGAAGATGTGTTAGATGCATTGACAGATGACCCCGGAAAG GTGGCTATTGAAGCGTGGAAGAACACTCGCGATAGCGCAGGTTTCACACCAGAGGACTATGCTCGCTTACGAGGACATTATTCCTACATTCACCTGGTGCAGAGGAAAATTAGCAAGAAAACAACCAGCGGACATATAGTGGTTGATATTCCTACTGTCCCGTCTGTTGTTGAGAACAGCAACCAGAAAGAAGAAGAGTGTGCAACCACCACCAGCTTAGAGATAACAATGACAGAGAGAAGAGCCATTCCTCGGCCCTGCAGGCTATGTGATAGGAAGCTGGCTTATGGAAGTCGGAATCGATCCCTACTGTACAGGCCTGCAATGTTCTCCATGGTGGCTATGGCTGCTGTATGTGTTTGTGTTGCTCTTCTCTTCAGGGGCTCGCCGGAGGTGCTGTATATTTTCCGTCCATTTAGGTGGGAAATGGTGGACTTTGGAACAAGCTGA